In Bactrocera oleae isolate idBacOlea1 chromosome 5, idBacOlea1, whole genome shotgun sequence, a genomic segment contains:
- the LOC138855660 gene encoding regucalcin-like: MSYKIEPLPNSYAHLGEGPHWDIETQSLYYVDIEAGKILRYDYQEDKVYHSKVQDVELASFIVPVEGQSDKFVVGDGRRVLVVTWDGVSPTSKVERVLFEVQQDEQYIVNRFNDGKADPRGRLFAGTMRYVGDEFKDRWGELYKYEKGGKVSVVKTDVGISNGLAWNEKTNKFYYIDTTDYEVKEYDYDFDAGVPTKPKVVFNLRRPNPKDNVLPDGLTIDSDGNLYVATFNGHTVYKVNPSTGKVLLEIKLPTKQITSAAWGGPNLDILYVTTSAKFDQPAPAGTTYKITGLGAKGLPMTKVQL; the protein is encoded by the exons ATGTCTTACAAAATTGAACCATTGCCCAACTCTTATGCCCACCTCGGTGAAGGTCCCCACTGGGATATTGAAACGCAGAGTCTCTACTATGTTGATATTGAAGCTGGCAAAATTCTGCGCTACGACTACCAGGAGGATAAGGTGTACCATAGCAAAGTTCAAGATGTCGAACTCGCCTCCTTCATTGTGCCGGTCGAGGGACAAAGTGACAAATTCGTTGTTGGAGATGGTCGTCGTGTACTCGTCGTCACATGGGATGGTGTTTCGCCGACAAGTAAGGTAGAACGTGTACTCTTCGAAGTTCAACAAGACGAGCAGTATATTGTTAATCGTTTTAACGATGGCAAAGCTGATCCACGTGGACGTCTTTTTGCCGGAACAATGCGTTATGTCGGCGATGAGTTCAAAGATCGCTGGGGtgaattatacaagtatgaaaaggGTGGCAAGGTGTCGGTAGTGAAGACGGATGTCGGCATCTCCAATGGTTTGGCATGGAACGAGAAGACAAATAAGTTCTATTATATAGATACAACCGACTATGAAGTGAAGGAATATGATTATGACTTTGATGCTGGTGTACCAA CTAAACCGAAGGTCGTTTTCAATTTGCGTCGACCAAATCCAAAGGACAATGTATTGCCTGATGGTTTGACCATAGACAGCGATGGTAATCTCTATGTGGCCACCTTCAATGGACACACCGTATACAAGGTCAACCCAAG cACCGGCAAAGTGCTCTTGGAAATTAAGTTGCCTACCAAGCAAATAACGTCTGCGGCCTGGGGTGGTCCCAATCTCGATATCTTATATGTAACAACATCAGCCAAATTTGATCAACCAGCACCGGCTGGCACCACTTACAAAATCACCGGCTTGGGCGCCAAGGGTTTGCCTATGACAAAGGTTCAACTATAA